Part of the Mauremys mutica isolate MM-2020 ecotype Southern chromosome 1, ASM2049712v1, whole genome shotgun sequence genome is shown below.
ACACATGAAAGTCTGGCGGGTGGCTGTTGATATCACCCTTATTGAATTAAAAACCTGACCCTAGAAATGTATCCCATACACTGGAAAGAGGCAGCTGCATAACCTGGACTGTCAGGGGCGCAGAAAAAAACTGTTCATATAATGAAGCtataaaagacatttaaaaatagcttcagtgCAGGACACATGAATACAATGACCATTTTCACCATAAACTTGCCATATATTTACACACATGTCATGGTACAAGAGTCCACACTCCGAAGTGCAGGGCCAGAAAGGGTGTCTGTGTGAAGGGTGTAGCAGGGTTGAAAAGAGAACTGCATAAATGCATGggcgatggatcacttgatgatgacctgttctgttcgttccctgtggggcacctggcagaagccactgtcaaagacaggatactgggctagatggacctttcgtctCACCCACTATGGCCACTATTATGTTTGTATGTTCTaaggtgtgacgatgcggttctggcgggacccaactgagagtgccaattcaggaccaattgctcaaacagggcagtcacagccctaggctggggtttttccacctctaaggcaaaccaaaccagccagacaaaaatgacttcggtttcactccactggctaaccacaagtcacacaagcaatttccttagacactccagtctcccagtatcaccaccagtcccactcgtcgtggggatgaatggttataaaaCCCAACAGcgcaataaaagaaaaaggttctctcaatcccaaagaatcaagccccagacccaggtcaatatacacatcagatcttacccacaaatcacgctgttgccaatcctttagaatctaaaatctaaaggtttattcatgaagggaaaaaggtagagatgagagctagaattggttaaatggaatcaattacatacagtaatggcaaagttcttagttcaggcttgtagcagtgatggagtaaactgcaggttcaaatcaagtttctggagtacatcccccgctgggatgggtcatcattcctttgtgcagagcttcagcttgtagcaaagtccctccagagataagaagcaggattgaagacaagatggagatgaggaaCAGCcctatataggcttttccaggtgtaagaacctctttgttcttactgtggaaaattacagcaaaatggagtctggaatcacatgggccagtccctgcatactttgctgagtcacaagacgtgtctgccttctctctgtgggtcaattgtgtagctgatggtccttaatgggccatcaagcaggctaggcagagctaacaccaacttgtctgggatgtcagccagaagcagagcacaaatacaaaatatagacagtatagagccaatacttataacttcaactacaaaatgatacatacatacagaaaccataatcataaccagcaacccataacctggtcttagacaccttatatgaacCACTTTGCCTAAGATTTGGTGCTACTACatgaccttggttgcaaaccatgttctatatggtcccagtttatatcaataacgtcacataaGGTCACAACGGTAAAATCATACAGTGCTCAAGCAGGCTGAGGAAATCACAGCCACAAGATATCAATggggccaagagcttagcaggattcaaagaaGGACTGAATAACCAGAAAGTCTTATTATAGTAGAgagaattgttttaaaaaaaatttggagAGGGTCTAAaccttcctgatttacaccacaaaATATGTCTAACTAGTGGGTGTCAAGGGGAAACTTTCCCTGGAGCAGTTTATTTCATAGTTGCCTATTTCAAGGcttctttcaccttcctctgaagtatctggaaATGGCCACTGGTTACTGGGGTAGTTGGAGTGCAAGTCTGATCCAGTTTGACTAATCAGGACCATGTAAATCCAACAGCATGTTTTTGCTTATCTAGTTGAGCTCTGGGAGTCTGTAGACCTGCACTGAAAGCAGAATGATTTCTTGCTAAAtatcatttaatctctctctctcttttatttttagtAAGGACATTTCAGAACTTCTTGGCCCTCTGCAGTacattatgtcagctgtcaatgacaccaaattAAAATCTGTAATATTCCTTCTCACTGGGCTACCGAGTCTTGGAGACGCACATCTCTGGATTTCTATCCCCTTCTGCTTCATGTATGTTATTTCAATAATAGGAAATTCACTCATTCTGTTCATTgtaaaaacagatccaagcctccatgagcccatgtacattttcctttccatgttggccatcACAGACCTTGGCATATCGATAACCACCATACCGACAATATTGGGCATATACTTGTTTAACTCTAGAGAGATCAGCCTCTACGCCTGTTTagcccagctgttcttcatccacttGCTTCAATACATTGAATCCTCTGTGCTCttgttgatggcctttgaccgcttcATCGCGATCCATAACCCGCTGAGATATGCTGCCATCTTAACCCTGCCGAGAATAGCCAAGATGGGACTGGTGGCTGTGCTAAGAGCGATGGTCTTAATACTTCCACTTCCCTTTCTCCTGAAACGGTTCACATACTGTCATGCCAATGTCCTTTCGCATTCCTATTGCCTGTTCCAGGAGGTCATGAAGATGGCTTGTTCTGATATCACAGTCAACAGCATCTACGGATTGTTTACTAAACTATTTCGGATGGGGTTGGACTCGCTGCTCATCTTGctctcttatgtgatgatcctcaaaacagtgctgagcatcTCATCCTACAAGGAGTGCCTGagggccctgaacacctgcgtctcccacctctgcgcccTCCTGGTCTTCTACACACCAGAGATCAGCTTGTCTGTGATACACAGATTTGGGAAGGGCTCTTATCCCTTACTTCAGATTCTCCTGGGCTACatgtccctgcttctccccccgctGATGAACCCAATTGTGTACAgcgtgaaaagcaaacaccttcgtgcGAGGATAATCAGGGTGTTCATCAAGTGAAGGGTCAGTTCACCACCTGGCTCCAGTGACATGGGAGATGAAAAACATGGGCCACCTCTTCCATACTGGACCGTTACATCTGAGATGACATGAGTTACCGATATTCAGTCTGCAGAGAGGTTCAGACAAGGTCTAAGGCTGGTGAGGGAGGACAGGGCACTGGGAGATGGAGACCAAGGCAGGCAGTAGCATTTACAAAGTGACTGTGTTTGCGGAGAGCCGGGCAACTGGTAGGATGTTGGCTCATAAAGAGCGGTATTAGTAGCCTCTCCGACCTCACAATTCCTGTCAATAATCAATAAAGAGAAGGGATGTGGATGCTGTTTCCCATTACACCTGATCTGTCACTGTCCCGTCTTTGGCTAAACATCCAAgggccatgaaaaaagctgcaGAGCTGTTCTGCTGTCACAGTTCTGGCCCCTCCTGAGTGCTCTGGGTTCAGCATGACCCATTGGTGCTACAccagctggggacaggggctATTCAAGGGGCACAGACACCCACCCTTCCCCTACGCCCTCAGCCAGGTGCTTGTGACTGAGTGGTGTCAGAAACATGATTAACGCAGGAGTACCAGGAGAAATTATTCAGGCAATCCCTCAGTTAATGGCTTTGCACACAGCAGACGTGCTCAGTCCACACCCCACTGAGGCAGGGCAGAACTGCATGTGTGAGGAACGGTCTGACACACAGGAGTCCTGGTAAGAGACTCAGGCCAAGGTTGCCTCCCCTTCCGctccatttgtgctgccccagcaatGCAAAACTGTGGAAACTAGCCTCAGCTCAGGCCCAACGAGCTCCTATCCCAGCCCAGCACATTCAGTGTAGGGTGAGTAgctttttcaaaaggcaaaagcggGACACAGACCGGGAGCCCTGTTCCCTCAGtgaccccacctcctgccccccttcTTCCACTTGGAGGCTCCTCCTCGTCCACTGAGGCTCCACCCCCAGTCCAGGCCAGAAGGCAGAGCTGGCCCTTGGGAAGAGCTGATCAGGGAGTCAGAGCCTCTGTGAGGAGCCCCAGATCCTCCAGCTGCCCTGATCAGGGGACTTGGGGGACAAGAGAAAGCCCCAGCCTATGTCTCTGCCCGTCAGGTCGCATCCCCAGAGAAGTTGGAGAGTCTGGGaatccccacagcagcctgggctctcGGGGTAGATGTAACCGTGCTTTGGTGGATCACAACTGccaataccaaattcaggacaaactgctgagaaatagtatcagaggggtagccgtgttagtctggatctgtaaaagcagcaaagaatcctgtggcaccttatagactgagacgttttggagcatgagctttcgtgggtgaatacccacttcgtcggatgcaagagaagtgggtattcacccacgaaagctcatgctccaaaacgtctgttagtctataaggtgccacaggattctttgctgctgagaaatagggcagacagaCCCCAAGACTAGCGGTTATTCTCTAATGAGATATACCAAAGCAGCAACAAAActtaaacttctgtttcaccacagtGGCTAACGAGAAGCACAGtaacttgctagtgtagacaagcccttagtgattGTTGGCTCTTAGATATTTTCAGCTTgtagcaggctgggcagaaacactgtcccactaCAAGTCATTTCAGCTCTCATTTGAGCACTTAAAATTACAAGGGCTCctaatggaccctattttgctcTACCTTTGAACAGGGGGGAGGAACAAGAAAAACCAGACTGGGGACCCTTAAGGAGAGTCCACACCTCCTTGCtgggacacctgtccccacccctcttccttTCCAAGGGCTCTAGCATTCAAGTCCCAGGCTTGATCAGGGACTTTCAGCTGAGGGTGCCCCCTCATCTGGAACAGGTTAAGCGCCATCctgctcccctttattcatacaGTAAAGATAGCAACACTGATAACAACATtgcactacccctgcattcagtactgcGTGATTTGTAAGCcagcaccagccaaagttgatcacttggGCAGCACAGGTCAGTCTGCTGGATGCCTAGGCAGAGTAAGTGTGTTCacgtaaatacagtttgctcctgaagtctctccccatTCCAGCCTGCTGTGGGAAGAGAACTCATTCACACACTGCGTACGCAGGTTTATGCACTGGGTGATATGCTGGGGACACCTGCCATAGCACAGAACTGGACTCACggacccaggaggtcccttccaggcctatgtcTCTTTGGGTCACATTTCCCATTTTGCTTCACACTGGGAGCTTATGTGGAGTCGCTTGTCCACTATGACTCCTGCTCTGTGCCCTGACCGATGAATTTGTCCCTTAATAGATGCAGGAGAAAGCAGTTTGTCACAGGAGTTTAATTCCCCGAGTTTCTAGGAAACAAATGGTAGGTATAAATGGTgagttttcataatggagagaggtaaatagttgtggttccaggggtctgttctgggaccagtcctatgaTCTGTAAATAGGggtaatcagtgaggtggcaaaattttcagatgacacaaaattactaaagatagttaagacccagacagactgtgaagagctacaaaaggatcttgcaaaactgggtgactgggcaaaaaaatggcagatgaaattcagtgttgataggtgaaaaataatgcacattggaaaacataatcccaactatacttataaaatgattgagtctaaatcagctgttaccactgaagaaagagatcttggagtcatggtggatagttctctgaaatcatccactcaaaatgcagcagcagtcaaaaaagtgaacgtaatgttgggcatcattaggaaagggatagataataaaatagaaaagatCATAATCCCATTATATCagtccatggtatgcccacatctggaATGCTGTATGCAGTTccgattgccccatctcaaaaatatatattgtagagcagtggttctcaaactttcgaactggtgacccctttcacacaacaCGCCTCTGTGTGAActgtttgccaggggatgttctgaaggccaaaagtataactatccaaaaaaaaaaaaagaattagataagttcatggaggatagaccCATCAACAGGTgttagccaagatgctcagggacacagccccatgctctgagtgtctctaaacctctgactgcccgAATGTAGAAGAAGATGAAATGGGTGAATGACTCAATAATTGCcccattttgttttttccttctgaagcatctgctcCGTCctcagtcagaagacaggacactgggctagatggagcattgGTGTGACCCAATATGGActtttttatgttcttaaatttTTCCACTGATGGATGGGCTGCTGCAGACTGGCCTTTTCCAGGGGATCCCTCTGTTACAGAGCTGGCGTAGATACCATAGGAGATGTCCAGGGGCAGCTCAGTGTGGGAGGCTGATAGGGGGCTAGGCTGCCACCTACGGGTCTGGTCCTGTGGCACGAATGACAGAGGCTCATAGTTGGAGCTACAGCTGGGCTCGAAAACAGTTTTTTATCCCTACACAAAAAAATTGACCCcaattaaaatgtttctttttcatcTAAGTTTTGGGCTGAGTTTTCATACTTCctcccctcctgctgtcccacacacacacacatttttttgaccgaaacaaaaatgtttctttttcattcatttttttggGTAGCATTTTCATAGAAAATGAATcattgttctctgaaaactcTGCTGCCATgatgctgcccagctgcagctgcctggatCCCCAAGAGAAATTGGAGGCTTTTCATCTGCCTCGTCCTCATATCATAAATGAAGGTTGCACTATAGCTACACTCTGGGCATGGAAGTGATTGTGGGTGGGTGGCCCTAGCTACCAGTGGATCACTGAGATTTGTGTATAACTGTGGGGATCCCTGGATTCTGGGTCCCCCTTTTCATTcctcagggagaagggaagggacctCCCTTCCTTCAAGGATCTGAGGGTAATTTCTGTATGGGGGGCCTTGCAGAATCTCCCTTCACTTCCCTGACCTGCACCCAGGGTGTGTAATGCAGGATagggggctgccagggagaaatctgatcctatattattattattattattattattattattattattatttcagcaAGATCACAGCTTTCACAGAATCATTGGAACCATTTGTCCACCCTTGAGGTAGCCATATGACTAATTGGCACTATATAAACAGTGATAACAAGCCTGAATTCCAGGAATAgagagcctgcagcagggctggcactGCAGTCCAATTAAGTAGCATCACGCCATGTCCCCTGTGATTTGGTGTCCTGCAGTTTGCCATTTGCTGTGGCGGGGTTAAAGCGGGTGCATATGaagccaagcagctgaggttccctgatggccaagtggcccccaggggaatgtgcagacatgcttcataaagacaCTGCCTCCCTATCTGAACAGATACTAGCTGCTGCCTGTGAAACCTCTCCAATGACTCCTTGTTCTTTAGGGTGAAGATCTCTGGTGTCAGCGGCTCCTCTGCTAGCAGGAATTGGGTACGTTGTCAGGTTTCACTATCTTTAAAATGTGAAGTGAGGGGAAAGGCTGTGAGCTGTTTCCATTTGCAGATGTTCTGTGCAGAGGCAGAGGACTTAGCTGGGCTGTCGGGGTGACTCAGTGACCAGGGGTCCCATTTCTAAAGGTGCCGTGTGCTCTGGGCCCGATACTGCCAGGGGCTGAGTGAGAAGAAACCCCACGGAATATCAGTGACCAATTCCCAAATCACCTCTGCTTTATTTGTTCCTGAAAATTTAATTAGCAAATGCATTTTCAAAGGGTTTATTCTCTGGCTTGATTGTGAACGCAGGAATTCAGAGCTGTGTTGCTTTGTGGTAAGTGGCCTGATAGGGcatatttctgtttcctgactggctgAGGGCTCCAATATTTCTGCCCTCTAGAGACCTCTCAGAGTTACAGGGCTACCTACATCTCTGCCCCCAATCTAATCTATGAGTGCCAGATGTCAGGCCCTGTAGCCTGCCCGCTCACAGGGTAGGATCCCATGATTCTCCCACCCACAGACTGGGCACTGGGCTACAGTACACTGTGAGTTGGCTGTGCTGCCGAGCAGGTCTGAGTGGGTTCAGCGCCTGTGGTTGACATGTGTGTACTAAAGTACAGATGTGCAAATATTATACCAAATTTTTTCATTGTAAGACAATATTACAAAGAAAACTTTCATGCCGTGCGTGTATATTGAAAGCCAGCAGTAGCATCGCTGGAATCTCTGCAGAAAGAAGCAGTGGTAACTTTACTGCTTAATGGCTTTGCCAAGTGTTTCAGAAGTGCTCCACATACTGTTTGCAATGGGCTTGTGCTTTAATTCTTTGTTCAATGAACAGTTGTATGATActgtctcctggtaactgacCAGAAGCTGTTTCTAACGTTTACATCCAGGATTGTGCACACAATAACTCTGCAAAACCTGTACAACACTTTTGAAAAAGTCATGAGAGAACAGAACTGCTGGGCAGTGTTTCAGCAAAGAGtagagctgaggtgcaggaaaggggagTGTTATTGTGGTTGTATGTAATTTATGCTCATCACCTGTTACAGGAGCATGACTGAAGTAACTTATACACTCAACGGCACATTAGTGCAACACCAGTATGTTCAGTATTCACCCATTTGTGTCACCAATCCCGTCCTCCCCCAGCTGAAGTAACTGAAGTAACTGTGTTAGCTTGTATCTTGCCAAATATCTACAGACCCTTGCATGGAGGGAAGATGCAGGTCCTGTGAGGATGAAAAGAAGCTTCTCTTAGAGGGATTCTTGGGGGTCAGAGTGTATCACCAGTAGGATTTTGTCAGGGAAAGTTATTAGAGGTTGGTTTTTATCAAATTTACACAGGTACATCTGGAGTGAAGTCAATGTTATTGAATTAAACACCTGCCCTTAAGAATTTATCCTATGTCCTAGAAAGAGGTAGTGGCATAATTTGGACTCTCGGGATGGGGGAAAATAA
Proteins encoded:
- the LOC123359104 gene encoding olfactory receptor 51G2-like; the encoded protein is MSAVNDTKLKSVIFLLTGLPSLGDAHLWISIPFCFMYVISIIGNSLILFIVKTDPSLHEPMYIFLSMLAITDLGISITTIPTILGIYLFNSREISLYACLAQLFFIHLLQYIESSVLLLMAFDRFIAIHNPLRYAAILTLPRIAKMGLVAVLRAMVLILPLPFLLKRFTYCHANVLSHSYCLFQEVMKMACSDITVNSIYGLFTKLFRMGLDSLLILLSYVMILKTVLSISSYKECLRALNTCVSHLCALLVFYTPEISLSVIHRFGKGSYPLLQILLGYMSLLLPPLMNPIVYSVKSKHLRARIIRVFIK